TATTTATTTTACTGAAAGAAATAGTCATATAGCAAATGTTTTTATTGGTGTTCGTCAATATGGAGTAAAATTGATATTCGATACTGCCGTAAGAAAGATTAACATGAATTTTAAATTAATGAAGTATACTATTTGGAGCAGAGTGCTCATCTCTTTTATTTTATCATTAGGTTTGTTGTTTTATAGACCAGTGGGTCTTTTAAAAAAGGTTATGGATGATTATGATACTATGACTATGTTTTGGTACGCCAATATTATCGGTGCTATAATAGGTTTGGTAGTTAATGACTCGGGGATAGTTTTTGCTGCAACTAGTATGATTTATTTGGTAATGAGTATATTGTATATTATAGCTGGATATATTGATAACGACGTGAATTTTAGCAGGGGGAACTCAACAAATGGAATATAGGGTTTTAGGAGATACTGGTATTAAGGTTTCTAGACTATGTTTTGGATCCTTGACAATTTCTCCTTTACAAGCAAACCTTTCTTTGAAGGATGGAATAGATGTAATTTTAGAAGCAGTAGATAGAGGGGTAAATTTTATCGATACTGCTGAACTGTATGATAATTACGATTATATAAAAGGAGTGCTAAAATATAAAAAAGATCTGATAATTTGTTCAAAATCATACGCATATGACAAAAAAACAGCAGAGAAAAGTCTCGATCTTTGTCTTAAAGGTATTGGACGGGATTATGTTGATATTTTTATGATCCATGAACAGGAAAGTGAATTGACATTAAAAGGGCATTATCCGGCGATTGAGTATTTTTTAAGACAGAAAGAGCTGGGTAAGGTAAGGGCCGTTGGGATATCAACTCATACTGTAGCTGCTGTCAGAGCAGCTAAAAAGATGGATGCAATAGATGTGATACATCCTTTGATAAATATAGACGGATTGGGAATACAGGACGGAACGGCAAAAGAAATGGAAGAGCAGATAAAGCAGGCAAAGATCAACGGAAAGGGTATATATGGTATGAAACCTTTAGGAGGGGGAAATTTAATCAGGAAATACCAGGAATGTTTAAGATATGTCATAAATTTGGATTTTTTAGATTCGATAGCGTTGGGAATGCAGAGCAGGGAAGAAGTGATAGCAAATATTGCAATGTTCGAAGATAAAATACCTGATCCTGAAATAATGGATAGGATTTCGTCCAAGAAAAGGAAAGTGCTGGTAGATTTTTGGTGCCAGGGTTGTGGAAGCTGTTTAAAGGGATGTAGTCAGAATGCAATAGCAATCAACAATGGTAAGGCAGAGATAGATGAAGATAAGTGTCTGCTCTGTGGATATTGTGGTGCATTCTGTCCAGAATTCTGTATAAAGATTATTTAAGGGAGAATATTATTTTGAGAATAATGGGTCTTGATGTTGGTGACAAAAAAATTGGAGTGGCGGTCAGCGATGAGCTTGGTATAACGGCGCAAGGAATTACTACTGTTATAAGGGATGGAAAATGTAAAGATATTGATGAGTTAAAAAAAATAGCTGAGAATTATAAGGCTACCAAAGTTGTAGTCGGCCTACCCAAGAATATGAATGGAAGTCTTGGGCCACAAAGCGAGAAAGTAATATCTTATATTAAAAAATTAAAAAAAGAGCTTAATTTGGACTATATTTTTTGGGATGAAAGGCTGACAACGGTTGCTGCAGAGAAGATGTTGATTGCAGCAGATGTGACCAGAAAAAAGAGAAAAAATATTATCGATAAAATAGCAGCGGTATATATACTACAATCCTACCTGGATAGTAGAAATTAAAAGGAGATGAGTAAAGTTTGGAGAATGAAAAAAATGAAGTTATTTTATTGACTGAGGATGATGAAGAAGTAAGGTTCGAACATCTAGCTACACTGGAATATAATGATAATCAATATGTTATACTTTCTCCTATGGAGGAAATGGAAGGTGTAGAGGAAGATGAAGTGGTAATATTGAGGATAGAAAAAGATAATCAAGGCCAAGACGTTTATGTTGGATTGGATGATGAGCGGGAAATAAAAGCAGTTTTTAGCGCATTTGAGCAATTATATTATGAGGAATGATCAGTTTTTTTTTGAATCCAAAAAAGTTTATCAGGTGATATCATGTATGTTGATATAGAAGATTTAAAAGAGAAATTGCAGTCTAGTGGTTATAAGCTTACTACGCAAAGACGTGCAATAATAGATACTTTTATAGAAAACGAAGGTAAGCATTTGAATACTGAAGAGATATATGAATTGGTCAGGACTAGGTATCCAGAGATAGGCCTAGCTACAGTATATAGGACGTTACAGATACTAGAAGACATGGATATAATATACAAACATAATTTTGACGATAAATGCAGTAGATATGAGCTGAATCATAAAGAGGAAGACCATCACCATCATCATCTAATATGCCTAAAATGCGGTAAAGTAATAGAAGTTGAGGATGATTTATTAGATGAGTTGGAAGATAAGATTGATAAAAATAACAACTTTAAAATAATAAATCACAAGGTTAAGTTTTTCGGTTACTGCAGTGATTGTAGGTAGGGCTGGTTCCTGCATCAAAACAATGCAGGATTTTTATTGTTGTTTTAGTATAGGAACGGATTTTAAAAATATAAATACAAGGAGAGATGCTAATAGTGGCAACAAAGAAGAATCAAAATTTAAAGATAATTTCCTTAGGCGGTCTATATGAAATAGGAAAGAATATGACCGTCATCGAATATAAGGATCAAATAATTGTAATAGATAGTGGATTGTGTTTTCCAGAAGATGAAATGTTAGGCGTTGACATAGTGATTCCGGATGTGACCTATCTTGTAAAGAATAAAGAAAAGGTAAAGGCCATACTGCTTACTCATGGACATGAAGATCATATAGGGGCCTTGCCGTACGTATTGAAACAGATAAATGTGCCAATATATGGGACTAGACTTACTCTTGGGTTGGTAGAAAACAAGTTAAAAGAACATGGTATGAATGATAGCGTCAAAAAGATATGTATTAAACCACGGGATAAAATGAAAATAGGGTTATTTGAAATAGAGTTCTTAAAAACCAGCCATAGTATACCTGACACTGTTGCTCTTGCAATCCATACACCGATAGGAACTATAGTTCATACTTCGGATTTCAAAGTAGATTATACTCCTATAGACGACCAAGTAATGGACTTGCATAGATTTGCTAGTTTAGGTGAAAAAGGCGTACTATTGATGATGGCTGATAGTACAAACGTTGAGAGAAAAGGCTATTCTATGTCTGAAAGAAGTGTTGGTGATAGTTTTACTGAAATTTTCAAAATGGCAAAACAAAGAATACTTGTAGCTACTTTTGCTTCAAATGTTCATAGAATACAACAGATAATTAATGCTTCATTGGCGTATGGAAGGGTTGTTTCTGTGTCTGGAAGGAGCATGGAGAACGTGATGAGTGTTGCTCGTGAGCTAGGTTATCTTGATATACCGGATAATATGCTTGTTAATATTGATGATATCAATAAATATCCCGATGACAAGGTGACCATAATTACCACAGGTAGCCAGGGTGAACCCATGTCTGCATTGACGAGAATGGCTACATCAAACCATAGGAAGGTAGAAATAGTTCCAGGGGATATGGTTATCATCTCTTCAACCCCTATTCCCGGTAACGAAAAATTAGTATCCAGAGTTATAGACCAGCTATTTCAAAAAGGAGCAGATGTAATATATGAAACTCTAGCAGATGTTCACGTATCAGGACATGCATGCCAGGAAGAGTTGAAGTTGATGCATGCGTTGGTTAAACCAAAATATTTTATGCCGGTACACGGTGAATATAGACATTTGAAACAACATGCAAATCTTGCACAAGAGTTAGGCATGCCTAAGGAAAATATATTTATTCCCAGCATAGGTGATGTTTTAGAGATCAATAAAAAAGGAGCAAAAATTGCCGGCAGGGTATCATCGGGAGATGTATTGGTAGACGGTCTGGGAGTCGGGGATGTAGGAAACATCGTTTTGAGGGATAGAAAGCATTTATCTCAAGATGGAATTCTTGCAGTAGTAGTTACCATTACCAAAGAAGAAGGAAAAATTATTGCCGGACCTGATATTATTTCTAGAGGCTTTGTGTATGTAAGAGAATCTGAGGATCTTATGGAAGAAGCAAGAGAAAAAGTAAAGGAAGCACTTGCAAAGTGTGAAGAAAAGCAGATAACTGAATGGGCTACATTAAAATCATATATGAAGAGCGCATTAAGAGAATTTTTGTATGAAAAGACCAAGAGAAACCCCATGATATTACCTATAATAATGGAAATTTGATCTTTTTAAAAGGGCGAAAAAATGTTATAATTGGTCTTATTAAAAATTTGAATTTTATTAACTTGATAATCCATAGATAAACTATATTGTTTCTTAATTCAATAGGAGTCATCTATGCAATTAATTTGAAAAATACAGGTGTTTAAAATGATTTATTATCTCGTATTCATTGCTATAGGCTGGATAATAGGATATTTAGATATTATTCCGAATAATATGGGCGAGGGTATTTCGAAAGCTCAGTTTATATGTTTACTATTTATTTTGTTTATTATGGGATTAAAAATAGGTTTGGATGCTACTATTATTAACAGTTGGGATTCAATCGGTTTTAAAGCATTTGTGCTGGCATGTGGTTCCATCCTTGGTAGCCTGTTTTTGACAAGAATTGTTGCAAAGAATTTTTTTTATAATAAATGGGGAGATACCAGTGACATTGAAGATAACAGTATTTCTGATTTTAGGAGTCTTGACAGGTAGGATTTTTTCGGATTTTGAATATATCTCTTATTTGGATCAAATAGTGAATATTGGGTTATATATTTTACTCTTTTTTGTAGGGATCGATATTGGCAAAAGTAAACAAGTTTTTGTTAAAATAAGGGATGTGGGATGGAGAATAATACTTTTACCTTTGGCTATAGCAATAGGAAGCATAGTCGGTGCAGGATTAGCTGGTATATTTGTAAAAATGCCTTTTAATGAGTCAGGAGCTGTAGGAGCAGGTTTTGGGTGGTACACATTGTCCAGCATAATAATCTCCGATATTTATAGTGAGAGATTGAGCACAGTTGCTTTTCTTGCTAATATATTCAGAGAAGTAATAGCTATACTGATTATCCCAATAATATGCAGGAAAGTGGGTAAGATCGAATCCATAGCACCTGCAGGTGCTACAGCGATGGATACAACGCTGCCGATAATAACTAGAAATGCTGGTGCTGAAGCTGCAGTGCTCTCATTTGTCACTGGAGCGCTTTTATCCTTTATTGTGCCTGTTGTTGTTCCGCTGCTAATCAAATTGTAAATTATTTTAAATTGGAGGGTTATTTATGAATGTATATGACAAAGCTAATGAACTGGCAAGGGCTTTATCCCAGAGTACTGAATACAGAAAGCTCAAGGATTTAAAGGAAAAGATCGATAAAGATAAAACTACCAAAAAAATGCTTGATGATTTTTTAAAGAGTCAATTTGAGGTACAATTAGAAATTCAGTCAGGCAAACAGCCAGACAAACAAAAAACTGAAAAGTTACAAAAACTCCAGGAAGTAGTCACTTATAACCGAGATATAAGTGAGTTTTTGCAAGCACAATATGTTTTTGGCAAAATGTTATCTGATATTTATAAAATTATTGGCGATGCAGTTGATATAGACTTTGATTTTTTAAAGCAGGATGAGTAAAAAAGATAGTCAATGACTATCTTTTTTTAAGCTAGTTGAAAGGGAGAATTTAAAGTGTATAAAAGAGAAGATATACGAAATGTTGCTATAATCGCACATGTGGATCATGGAAAAACTACATTGATAGATGCAATGCTAAAGCAAAGTGGAATATTCCGCAAAAACGAAAAAGTTGCGGAAAGAGTAATGGATTCGAATGACCTTGAAAGGGAAAGAGGTATAACTATCCTTTCAAAAAATGCATCGGTAAAATATAAGGATAAAAAAATTAATATAATAGATACCCCTGGACATGCTGATTTCGGAGGGGAAGTTGAAAGGGTTTTAAAGATGGTCAATGGTGTTCTCTTACTAGTTGATGCATTTGAAGGTCCTATGCCACAGACTAGATTTGTTTTGAGAAAGGCATTGCAGATGAATCTTAAGCCTATAGTGGTTGTAAACAAAATAGATAGACCTGACCAAAGAACCCAAGAGGTAGTTGATGAGATAATCGAACTCTTTATTGATATGGGGGTAAATGATGATTTAATTGATTTCCCTATTTGCTATGTTTCTGCCAAGAACGGAATAGCAAAAACAGATATTAATCAAAAATCAAATGATCTATCACCTCTTTTTGATTTGATAATAAATGAAGTTCCTTTTAACCAGGGATATTTAGATAGACCATTTAAATTTTTAGTAAGTTCGGTGGAATATGACGAGTATCTAGGAAGGGTAGCCCTTGGCAGAGTAGAACAAGGTGCTATTCACTATCGGGAAGAAGTTGATGTGTGTAAAAAAGATGGTAGCATAAAACCTATGAGGATAGCTAAAATTTTTGAATATCAAGGGATGAGTAGGGTTGAAATAGAACAAGCAAAACTTGGTGATATTATTGCTATATCGGGCATCGAGGATATCAATATAGGTGAAACTATATGTGCTAAGGATCATCCGGATCCTATACCCTTTGTAGATATTGATGAACCTACTATATCCATGATGTTTAGCGCAAATACCAGCCCTTTTGCAGGTACCGAAGGGGAATATGTGACTTCACGACATTTGAGAAGGAGATTGTATAAAGAGGTACAGACCAATATTAGCATGAGAGTGGAAGATACAGACTCACCAGATGCATTCAAAGTCTCTGGAAGGGGCGAATTACATCTATCTATTCTGATAGAAACTATGAGGCGTGAAGGATATGAATTCCAAGTATCAAAACCCGAAGTAATATACAAGATGATAAATGGCAAAAAATGTGAGCCCATAGAACTTCTCTATATTGAGATACCCGAAGAATTTGTTGGAACAATTATAGAGAAAATAGGCATAAGAAAAGGCGAAATGAAAAATATGCATAAAATGAATGAAGGAAGGGTCAGATTAGAGTTTGAAATTCCATCTAGAGGCTTAATAGGCTTTAGGTCTGAATTTTTAACAGATACTAAGGGGAATGGGATATTAAATCATGTATTTGATAGATATGAACAATTTAAGGGAGATATTGCCCAAAGACAGAGAGGGTCCCTTGTTTCTTTTGAGGCAGGAGAGGCTACTACTTATGGACTCTACAATGCCCAAGAAAGGGGTTTATTGTTTATAGCACCTGGCACAAAGGTTTATCAGGGGATGGTAGTAGGTGAGAATGCCAGGTCGGGGGATATAGATGTTAATGTATGCAAGAAAAAACATGTGTCCAATATGAGAGCTGCCGGTTCAGATGAAGCACTCAAGTTAGTACCTCCAATTGATTTGACTTTAGAACAGGCCCTTGAATTTATCAATAATGATGAGTTGGTAGAAATTACTCCAGAAAATATTAGAATTAGGAAGAAACTTCTCAATAGAGAACAAAGGTTGAAACTGGCCAATAGAAAGTCTAAATAAAGAAAGGTTGTAAAAACAAAAAATGAATTATATAATATAATAAAGAATTTTTGGAGGACAAGGGATGCAACTTATAAATGATACTGAACTGCAAAATAAAAAGAATAGTTCAATAATAAAAGCATTGCGTACATTATCAATTTATCTGGTGAGCATATGTATCGTAGTAGGATTGATAATAGGTGTTGCAATTACCTCTTATAATAAGCTGATGAGTCCGGTGGATCCTATGAACAAAAATGATATTGAAATTAATATACCAAAAGGTGCCTCTACTTCATCCATTGCTCAGCTATTAGAAAAAAAAGGTCTGATAAAAAACAGCAGCATCTTTAAACTTTATGTGGACTTTTCTAATAATGGTGCAAATATGAAAGCTGGCAAATATAAACTGAACACTGGTATGACAATGCAAGAGGTAATGGATGAACTTGTTACTGGTAATGCAAAGATTAAAACTTTAAAAGTAACAATAAAAGAAGGAATGAATATAAATGAGGTAGCCTCTGTATTGGAACAAAAAGGGGTAATAGAAGATGATAAAGCGTTTAATAGAGTTATAGAACAAGGAAGCTTTAATGAATATTTATTTATAAAAGATAATGTTCCCTACGATAGACCAAACTTTTTGGAAGGTTATTTGTTCCCTGACACATATGAGTTTTATGCTGATTCTGATCCTGATATAATTGTATACAAGATGTTGGATAACTTTGAGAGCAAACTTTTTGATGATGGACAATTAAAGCAGAAATATGCAGAGAAGTTAAGTCAATATAAAAAGGATGGTTATATAAAAAGCTTGGATGATATCATAACACTCGCTTCTATAATTGAAAAGGAATCAAAGCAGGAAGAGTTTGCAAAAGTATCAGCTGTTTTCCATAATAGATTGAAAAAAGATCAGGCCCTGCAGTCTTGTGCAACTATCCAGTATATATTGGATAGGGAGGTAAACAGCTTGATAATTACCAATGAGGATCAGCAAAAAGATTCTCCATATAATACGTATAAAAATAAGGGATTGCCGATAGGACCCATATCAAATCCTGGTTTAGATGCAATAGATGCTGCGTTTTTCCCCGATGAACAATATTTAGAACAGGAATATATGTACTTTGTATTAAAAAATCCTGAAACAGGTGAACAGGATTTTAGCAAAACATATGAAGAACATTCTAAAAAAGTGAAAAAATATAGAGAACAATGGAAATAATACGCATACTTGCGTATTATTTTTTTGAAACAGGAAGGTGGTTTAGTGAATAGAGTTATACATAACTATACAGCTAAATATTTAAGAGAAAAGGTAACGGAAAGGTCCATCCTAGCCAAAAGACTGGAAGAATATGCTGCAGCTAATCATATTCCAATAATTGAACCTGAAATAGTGCAGCTTTTAAGGTTATTAATAATGATCAAAAAACCGGATAAAATATTAGAGATTGGTACAGCAATAGGGTATTCTTCCATAATAATGGCAGAGGCAACAGCAAGGAAAGATATTATTATAGATACTATAGAGAGGGACCCTAGGATGGCAGAGATTGCTAGAGAAAATATTAACATGGGGAATTTTGAGGATAACATAACTATCTATCAGGGAGATGCACAAAGAATACTACCTAATATAGGTGGAAAATATGATTTGATATTCATAGATGGGGCTAAATCCCATTATAAAGAGTTCGTTGAAATGTGTTTGAAGAATTTAAATGTAGAAGGATTGATCATTTGCGATGATGTTCTGTTTAGGGGAATGATCGCAAATGATAAACTGGTAAAAAGAAGAAAAATAACTATAGTAAAAAAAATGAGGGAATTTATTGATTATATTACTACAAACCAACTATTAGAAACAACAATAATACCTTTAGGGGATGGAGTTTCAATTAGCTATTTGAAGGGAGATTGAAAAATGAAAAAACCAGAGCTGTTAGCACCGGCTGGGGACTTTGAAAAACTTAAGATGGCAATAATATATGGGGCAGATTCTGTATATGTTGGAGGGAAAAATTACAGTTTGAGAGCAGGGGCAAGAAATTTTGAACGCGAAGAATTGGAAAAAGCGGTAGATTTTGTGCATAGAAGGGATAAAAAAATTTATGTAACACTTAATATTTTCCCGCATAATAGCCATCTTATAGGTATAGATGATTATATAATTTTTTTAGACCAAATAGGTGTTGATGCGGTAATTATATCAGATGCCGGGATATTATCGACAATAAGGGAAGTAGCACCTGATATGGAAATTCATTTGAGCACTCAAGCCAATACTCTAAATTGGAAGAGCGCTCATTTTTGGTATGAACAAGGTATAGATCGTATAATCATGGCAAGAGAACTTTCGCTAGAAGAGATAAGTTATATAAGAAAAAAACTCCCCCAAGAATGCGAGCTTGAAGTATTTGTTCACGGAGCAATGTGTATATCGTATTCTGGGCGTTGTCTTATAAGCAACTATCTTGCTGGAAGAGATTCAAATTTAGGAGAGTGTGCCCACCCCTGTAGATGGAAATATTATCTCATGGAAGAGAAAAGACAGAGAGAATATTATCCTATCATGGAAGATGAGGAGGGGACATATTTTTTCAACTCTAAAGATCTGTGTATGATAGAATATTTGCCTGAATTGATCCATTCAGGAGTAAATACTTTCAAAATAGAGGGTAGAATGAAGAGTGCTTATTATGTTGCTACAGTTGTAAATGCATATAGACGTGCAATTGACCAGTATTTTGAATCAGGTGGGAAATATACAATAAGAAAGGAGTTGATGGAGGAGTTACAGAAGGTGAGCCATAGAGAATTTACAACAGGCTTTTATTTTGGAAGAGCTGATGATGCACAAGTTTATTCAAGCAGCTCTTATATAAGGGATTATGAATTTGTCGGGTTGATAATTGATTATGATAACGAAAAAGGTATTGCGACTGTTGAACAGAGAAATAGATTCTTCAAAGGTGATACAGTAGAGATTTTTGGACCGGGGGCAGATTTTTTTGAGCAAACTATTGACGAAATGACGGATCAGGATGGTAATCCTATCGATTCAGCCCCACATCCTCAACAAATAGTAAAAATTCCAGTTAATAAAGCTGTACAACCTTTTTTTATGATAAGAAAAAGTATGTGAATATGACCACCGATAGCTGGCTATACTATATCCATAAGATACAGTAACCAATATTCTATAGATAATGAATTTATTAAAAATAGTGTATGTATGACTGAACTTGTATAGAACAAACATTTTTCTGTACAAGTTGCTGTTATTTATATCTTCTGTTTTATCTATAGTCAGTTAAGGTGATTATCATGTATAAAGGAAAACGGTTGATCGTTTTAGGCATTTTATTAACTGTAGTATTCATCAGCTTATTAGGGAAAATTGCTGTTATACAGATTTTTAAAAACAAAGAATTGTCAAACAAAAGTGTTTTACAACATATTATAAAAATTGATATAAGCGGGAATGAAGTTGAAGGCGGCAGAATATTGGATAGGAATTTTATTCCGATCACAAATGCAAAGGTGGTTAAAAAACTTATAGTCATAAAGGATATTTTGGACGATCCAGCAAAAGCTGAAATTATAATCAATAAGTTGACTGATAATAAAATACATATGAAAGATGACAATTATAGCGTTGAAGTTTATCACATAACAAAAACAGATTTAGTGCTGGAAAAGCTAATAAGGGAAAACGCATATAATGGTATCTTGATAGCAGATGTCTATCCGCGATATGATGATCATTCTGTAGCTAGGCATGTTGTTGGATATGTTAGAGATAACAATCCTAAAATTCGTGCAGGAATAGAAGATAAATATTATAAATATTTGCATTCAAGCAATTATAAAAAATATCTTACTATGATAAAAGATGGAAAGCAAAACGTAATACCACAGTTTGGATATTCAATAATAGGCGATAGTTATAATAAAATTAATAAAAGTGTACAACTAACATTAGACTACTATATTCAAGCAGAGATAGAGAAGATAGTAGATGGCGGGTATTCTGATAATGAAAAGATTGAATCTGGTGCAGTGGTAGTTATGGATGTTAACACAGGTGAGATATTAGCCATGGTCAGCCGACCGAATTTTGATCAAAATGAAATCGGAGCTGCTACCTCGGGACAACTTTGGAATAAAGCTATACAAACATATCCGCCTGGTTCAATATTTAAAATTATCGTCGCTGCTGCAGCTATAGAAGATGATAAGTTGGATTTTTCAAACAAGTTTTTATGTGATGGAGATATTGATGTGCATGGGATTAACTATTCTTGTCATCATGTACATGGAATGATAGATATTAAGGAAGCATTTGCACGCTCTTGTAATTGTGCTTTTATTCAATTAGGTAATGAGGTGGGGGGACAAAAAATTAAAGAGATGGCAGAAAAATTTGGATTGGGAAAGCAAACAGATATAGAGCTTCCCGGAGAAAGTCCCGGGCTCCTCCCCTCTGCAAAAGAATATATCAATGCCGGTATAGGTAATTTTTCCATAGGTCAGGGCAAGGTAGAAGTATCTCCTGTGCAAATGGCCAAAATGATATCTATTATTGCAAGAGGCGGTACCGATATTGAACCACGTATAGTCAAATCAATTATAACTTCAGATGAAGAGATTATCGATTTAATTAAAAGAGATAATATGAATAAACGTATTATTTCAGCAGATACAGCTCAAATGTTAAAAATTTTATTAAGAGAAGTAACATTAAACGGATCGGGTAATTCGGCAGATTCTGACTTGGTTGGAGGAACTGCAGGCAAGACGGGAACACCTCAGTTTAACCAAGAACAATATGCAGCTTGGTTTATCGGCTATTTTCCTGTGGTTCAGCCCCAATATGCAGTAGTAGTGTTTGATAGAAGTAAAGGAGGCGGAGGAAAAGTAGCAGCGCCTATTTTTAAGAGAATAGCAGAAAAAATCTATTTAATAAAAAATTAGATAAATGAGACGTGCACAAAACTCCTTGTAACTGCATACACTTTAAAGTGAGCTGTTTTAGGGAGGTGTGCCCGGTTATATGCTTTTTTCTATATTAAGGGAATTTTTATTTCTAGTTTGTTATGTATCAGGTAGCACTTCATTTCCTAAACCTTTGTCCAAGGAAGAAGAAAAAGAATATTTAATACGTTATCTAAACGGGGATCAGCAGGCTAAAAATATACTTATCGAGAGAAACTTAAGATTGGTAGCACATATAGTGAAAAAATACAGCTGTACGTATAAGGAGAATGATGACCTGATATCCATTGGCACTATAGGACTAATAAAAGCAATTACAACATTTAACCCTAAACGGGGTACTAGATTAGCAACATATGCTGCTAGATGTATTGAGAATGAAATATTGATGACTATAAGATCATCAAAGAAAAAAAAGAATGAAGTTTCTTTACAGGATCCTATCGGCATAGACAAAGAAGGCAATGAATTGCCTCCAATGGTTTATCTACAATTGTAAAAGATTACTTTGGAAGCTTTGGATATAACACAAGTGTAAACTCATCATTCCTTTGGTTCTTTTCTTTTTCATAAACTGCATAGTCCAACACTG
The nucleotide sequence above comes from Clostridia bacterium. Encoded proteins:
- the mltG gene encoding endolytic transglycosylase MltG, whose product is MQLINDTELQNKKNSSIIKALRTLSIYLVSICIVVGLIIGVAITSYNKLMSPVDPMNKNDIEINIPKGASTSSIAQLLEKKGLIKNSSIFKLYVDFSNNGANMKAGKYKLNTGMTMQEVMDELVTGNAKIKTLKVTIKEGMNINEVASVLEQKGVIEDDKAFNRVIEQGSFNEYLFIKDNVPYDRPNFLEGYLFPDTYEFYADSDPDIIVYKMLDNFESKLFDDGQLKQKYAEKLSQYKKDGYIKSLDDIITLASIIEKESKQEEFAKVSAVFHNRLKKDQALQSCATIQYILDREVNSLIITNEDQQKDSPYNTYKNKGLPIGPISNPGLDAIDAAFFPDEQYLEQEYMYFVLKNPETGEQDFSKTYEEHSKKVKKYREQWK
- a CDS encoding O-methyltransferase, translating into MNRVIHNYTAKYLREKVTERSILAKRLEEYAAANHIPIIEPEIVQLLRLLIMIKKPDKILEIGTAIGYSSIIMAEATARKDIIIDTIERDPRMAEIARENINMGNFEDNITIYQGDAQRILPNIGGKYDLIFIDGAKSHYKEFVEMCLKNLNVEGLIICDDVLFRGMIANDKLVKRRKITIVKKMREFIDYITTNQLLETTIIPLGDGVSISYLKGD
- a CDS encoding penicillin-binding protein 2 — its product is MYKGKRLIVLGILLTVVFISLLGKIAVIQIFKNKELSNKSVLQHIIKIDISGNEVEGGRILDRNFIPITNAKVVKKLIVIKDILDDPAKAEIIINKLTDNKIHMKDDNYSVEVYHITKTDLVLEKLIRENAYNGILIADVYPRYDDHSVARHVVGYVRDNNPKIRAGIEDKYYKYLHSSNYKKYLTMIKDGKQNVIPQFGYSIIGDSYNKINKSVQLTLDYYIQAEIEKIVDGGYSDNEKIESGAVVVMDVNTGEILAMVSRPNFDQNEIGAATSGQLWNKAIQTYPPGSIFKIIVAAAAIEDDKLDFSNKFLCDGDIDVHGINYSCHHVHGMIDIKEAFARSCNCAFIQLGNEVGGQKIKEMAEKFGLGKQTDIELPGESPGLLPSAKEYINAGIGNFSIGQGKVEVSPVQMAKMISIIARGGTDIEPRIVKSIITSDEEIIDLIKRDNMNKRIISADTAQMLKILLREVTLNGSGNSADSDLVGGTAGKTGTPQFNQEQYAAWFIGYFPVVQPQYAVVVFDRSKGGGGKVAAPIFKRIAEKIYLIKN
- a CDS encoding U32 family peptidase; translated protein: MKKPELLAPAGDFEKLKMAIIYGADSVYVGGKNYSLRAGARNFEREELEKAVDFVHRRDKKIYVTLNIFPHNSHLIGIDDYIIFLDQIGVDAVIISDAGILSTIREVAPDMEIHLSTQANTLNWKSAHFWYEQGIDRIIMARELSLEEISYIRKKLPQECELEVFVHGAMCISYSGRCLISNYLAGRDSNLGECAHPCRWKYYLMEEKRQREYYPIMEDEEGTYFFNSKDLCMIEYLPELIHSGVNTFKIEGRMKSAYYVATVVNAYRRAIDQYFESGGKYTIRKELMEELQKVSHREFTTGFYFGRADDAQVYSSSSYIRDYEFVGLIIDYDNEKGIATVEQRNRFFKGDTVEIFGPGADFFEQTIDEMTDQDGNPIDSAPHPQQIVKIPVNKAVQPFFMIRKSM